caatCAAGACAGCTCCATCATTCAGTTATGACTGATCTGTTCCTCAACTCCTttctcctgtcttttccctgtaaccccttgatccccttactaatcaagaacctctctctatttaaatatattcaatgacttggTATTCACAGccatctgcagcaatgagttgcacagattcaccaccttctggctgaagaaattcctccttatctcagctGCAAATGTGTTGTtctttcactctgaggctgtaccTTGTATTCTAGTTTTTCATACTcatagaaacatcttctccatatccACTCTATGCAGGCCTCTCTGTATCCTCTAAGTCTCAGCGGGATTCTCactgattcttctaaactccattgagtacaaacCCAGAGTCTGCAAGTCcttctcatatgacaagcccttaaatcactgggatcattcttgtaaatctctaaGGCCAGCACATCAATCCTTAGATATGGGGCACATAACTactcacaatgttccaaatgccatctgaccagagcctttgtACAGCCTCCGTCCTTAACTCCAACAAGTGCAATGATCTCATGGAGTTTATTTCTAACTCAGAATGAGACAGTCCATTCCCTCTAGCTGAAATATTTCACCGTATCTCAGTCTTAAAGTGTCATTATTTCACACTGAGGCTGTACCCTTAGgatctagtctctcctactcatGGGAAAATGTTCTCCACATTCACTCTGTCAAGGCCTCTCAGAATCACTTACGTTTCAATGAGATTCtccactcatccttctaaatgcCATTGGGTACAGACCCAGAGTGTTCAGTTGcttaggccactcttggaatactgcattcaattctagtctccctacTATTGGAAAGACTGTAAACCTAAAAGagtgtagaaaagatttacaaacatgtGTCTGGGCTGGATGGTTTGAGCGAAAGGGAAggtttgaatagactggggctattctCCCTGCAGCATCAGACTTTgtgtggtgaccttatagacatttataaaatcaggtGGGACAAGGAGAGGGTGAATGTTCAAGACctttttccccactgtaggggagTCCAacactagatggcataggtttaaagtgagcgcggcaaggtttaaaagggacctaagaggcagctATTTCATGCTGAGGGTAGCACGTGTATGTAAGAGCTGCAaaaggaagtggcggaggctggaataattacaacatttaaaagacatttaggtgGGTATGAAGAGTTTAgcgggatatggggcaaatgctggcaaatgggactagattaatttaggctatctgattggcatagacaagttggaccaaagcgtctgttttATTGTACAAGTCTGACTGCATGACTCTTTCATTGCTCTGCATATGACAGTCCCTTCATCAGTgagaccattcttgtaaatcaccaATGCCAACACATCTTTCCTTATATACTGGTCCCAAAAatgctcataatattccaaatgtagtctgcTGTATATGTCTGCTATTCtatctagccctcttgaaatgaatgctaactttgcatttgccttcctaacagttatggatatgttaacaaagggatatgttaaccttgaGAGTCTTGAACTCAGAATTCCAAGTCCCtttctgcttcagatttctgaagcctttcccccatttagaaatagtccatgcctctattcttcctgccaaaatgcgaAATCTCACTTTTTCACATTTAATGCATCTGACACACCTTTGTCTGATGCCCCCTCGTTCCttcgtccagatcattaatgtataatttAAATTATTACGGTCCCAACAATGACCGTTATAGATCACTCTTCGTCGCTCAATGCCAATAGGAAAAAGACCTATTTATCCAAAATCTCTGCCTTTAGTAATCAGCcattactctatccatgccaatacttTGTCCCTGACACCATCGGTTTTAGTCTTATTTAGCAGCTTCCTAtgcagcactttgtcaaaggccttctgaaatCCATTTGATTTCCTTTGTCTAACTTATTTGTTAATtattcaaagaattctaacaaatttgtcaggcatgatctccccatCCTGAAGCCAGGTCAATTCatccctattttaccatgcacttccaaatcCTCCACAGTGTCATCCTTAATCATGAAGTCTAAAATCGTACCAACTGCAGTCAGGTTAATCCGCCTGAAACTTCCTTCTCTTCTTAAACAGAAATTACATTAGCAGTTTTTCAGTTTTCTGAAATCATCCTTTACTCTAGTGATGCCTGAAAGATCACTACCAATGCCCCTACAATCTTCTCAGCTGCCTCCTTCAGAATCCTGGGGTATAGTCCATGTAatttattcaccttcagaccACCATCTCCTTCATGATGGCCCCTAAACTCACCAGACTTTCTTGAAGTTCTGCTATGCTTCCACAATGAAAACTGACTCAGTCATCGTttagttcctctgccatttttttgtttcccattactacttctccagcctcattttccagctgtccaatGTTTGGTCTTACTTCTTTATATATGTAAAAATATATTTTCCACATTCTGTTGCGTTAGTAGCTAGTTTATTCTTGACTTTTTTTTAAGTTACCTTCTGCTGGTGTTTAAACTCTTCTGGCTTCCGACGGATCTGTATCATATTGTATGCATATCCTGACTTTCCCTGTCATTCTAATGaagctgttcagagatgttgctaCACACCTTAGCAGATGGGAGTTGAACCCAAGCCTTTCGGTCCAAGAGGAGAACCACTTTCACGGTATCATAGAGGGGTAGCTCTGAAGGATTTCTTCATTCTATTCTTAACATGTTTGCGGCGCCCAAGTGCTGATTCGCGCCGATGGAGAAAGAGGCGGAACTGGAGGCGAGCAGTGGGCGGTCCTCCGTCTAATCAGAGCGGGTGAAGGGCGGGGCCGGAGGATTGACGGGGAGTGAGTGCatcaggattggtcagaaaggGAAGAAGCGTAAAGTTTTCCAAGATCTGATCATTCTCATTATTTGGTAGAGCACCAAACCTCTccaatcaatgtgagattttaaggAATAGTTGAGATACACATCACGATAATTTACATATTTCCAATTGACTTAAGTAAGAACTTTGCTTCCAAGTCTCCGGAATCATCATTAATAACAATCCCCTTACCCACAATTCCTTGcggatatgaatattctctatgcACTCAATAAGGTTTAGACGCAAGCGCAGTTTGGTTTGTATGTGGCGCATGCGCAGTGTCACTAATCAGGACGGTGAGATAAATGCAGCAGTTTTGTCCGATTGCTGCGATCGGCGGCAGAAAGGGGTGAAAGGAAGCCGGTATTGGGGTCGTGGTtaggagaaaggagcggagagactTCACAGGTACCCCGTGTAGGTCGCAAACCCCGAATAAAGTTCTGCAGGTCTGGGTTAAGAGATCGCGGTCTTTGTCCACGGAAGAGGCTCAGGTTTACGGTCGCCATTTCTTTGACGGACGAGGGAGCCGGGTTTCAGTGGCGCCATCATTATAAGGTCAAAGCACAGCAGAGCGCATGCGCGGCCATCCAGGCGAATGATACATGTCACTGGGGATGGTTCAGTGTGGAGACAGCCAGCAGAGGGGGAGGTATGGTCTAAATTACagggagggtgaatgtgggagGTTTTAGGACTGATGTCGTCAGATAATTATGGAATGAATGAGAATTTCAGAAGCGGACGAGCTGGGACTGGGGCGAAGTCGGTGATGATATTGGGGTGGAAATGGGGGTTTTACTGCTGATTTGGACATGTGGTTAGGATGTAGGTTTGGGATGAAATAGGTACCAAGGTGCTAAAAAGACTATTTCTGTGCTCAACGATTCCCAGGGAGAGGTTCAGTTGGCGGTTGGGGAATGGAGTTCATAACAAGGACTGAAGGCACTGACTTTCATCCTCTGACAGTTGATTGAAGGAAGTCTCTGTTTCTCCAGTATTGGATATCAAACAGATCAGGATGGTGCGTCTTGGAGGGTAATTTGGTGGTGATGGCATTTATGTAGATTTGCTACCCTGATTTGAGCTGGTGAAAATCCTATTAAATTTCTGGACAAGTTTAGATACATGGAGTCCCACTTCTTTGCCCCCCCCAGAGACCTTTTTAAACGTCTAGACTGTGGGAAATACATGAGTACTTCCTCTTCatgtctctcttttctctctcactctgttccataAAGGTCCCATTGTCTTTTGCAGGCCTAGAGCAGAAATGGTAGGCTCCTTCCCTGACAGCCCCAGTTCAGTTTCTATGACAATCCAGCGGCTTTCATGCTGACTTGTCCAAAATGCCAGCCCCACATATTACCAGGTTCGCTCAGTATAACTTCACAATTTGAATTTCTATCTTTGTGGTTTGTCTCTCATTCTGTTTTTCTGTTTAAATCAACTAATAGAAATTACCAAGAGGAGGATTTCAAATCAGGATAGTGAAACCAAACACTCTGATCTGATGGAGTCATCCAATttatcacatttggaatatcaaCAGATTTTAAACATGGAAGAAGACAGCACCATCCACAGTGGGGAGAACAGATACACATGTTCAGTGTGCGGAAAAGGCTTCAGCCAAGCAACTGGACTCAAGAACCACAAATGCAGTCGCACTGGAGAGAAACCATGGAAATGCGGGGACTGTGAAAAAGGATTCAGTTGCCGTTCTGCGCTGAGAATTCATCAACGTGTTCATacaggggagaagccattcactTGCTCCCTTTGTGGGAGAGGATTCACTCAGTTATCCACCCTACTgaaacaccagcgagttcacactgaggagagaccTTTTAAATGTCCAGACTGTGGGAAGTACTTTAAAAGTTCCAGTGATCTGAAAACCCATCAGCGTgttcacactgaggagagaccTTTTAAATGTCCAAACTGTGGGAAGTGCTATAAAAGTTCTAGTGAGCTGATGTCCCATCGACGTgttcacactgaggagagacGGTTCAGGTGCTCTGACTGCGGAGCTGGCTTCAAGTGGTCGTCTCAACTCATTGTTCATCAGCgcattcacactggggagaggccattcacctgctctgaatGTGGAAttggattcactcagtcgtcccacCTCAAGTCACACCAGCAGGTTCATACTGAGGAGAGACCTTTTAAATGTACAGACTGTGGGAAATACTTTAAAAGTTCTCATTATCTACAGTCCcatcaacgtgttcacactgaTGAGAGACCTTTTAAATGTTCAGAGTGTGGGAAGTGCTTTAAAGGTTCCAGGGAGCTGATCATTCATCACCGTGTTCACACTGACGAGAGACCGTTCAGGTGCTCTCACTGTGGAAATGGGTTCAAGAGATCATCTCAACTCACTCTACACCAGCgccttcacactggggagaggtcATTCATCTGCTCTGAATGTGGACAGGTATTCATTAGGTTCTCCATTCTGTTGAAGCACCAGCGTGATCATTCtgaggagaggccattcacctgcactGAGTGTGGGAAAGAATTTTTTGAGTCATCCCACTTCAAggcacaccagcgagttcacactgaAGAGAAACCTTTCAAATGTCCAGACTGTGGGAGAAGTTATAAAAGTTCCTTGGAGCTGCAGTTACATCAGCCTGTTCACTCTAACGATAAACCATTCAGgtgctctcagtgtgggactgggttCAAGTGGTCATCTCGTCTCACTGTACATCAGCGCACTCATACCGGAGAAagaccgttcacctgctctgagtgtggaaagggattcactCAGAAAATCCACCTGCTgacacaccagcgagttcacactggggagagaccttTTAAATGTACAAATTGTGGGAAGTGCTATGCAAGATCCTGGGATTTGATACGCCATCAACGTGTTCACT
This portion of the Chiloscyllium punctatum isolate Juve2018m chromosome 45, sChiPun1.3, whole genome shotgun sequence genome encodes:
- the LOC140467270 gene encoding uncharacterized protein, giving the protein MESSNLSHLEYQQILNMEEDSTIHSGENRYTCSVCGKGFSQATGLKNHKCSRTGEKPWKCGDCEKGFSCRSALRIHQRVHTGEKPFTCSLCGRGFTQLSTLLKHQRVHTEERPFKCPDCGKYFKSSSDLKTHQRVHTEERPFKCPNCGKCYKSSSELMSHRRVHTEERRFRCSDCGAGFKWSSQLIVHQRIHTGERPFTCSECGIGFTQSSHLKSHQQVHTEERPFKCTDCGKYFKSSHYLQSHQRVHTDERPFKCSECGKCFKGSRELIIHHRVHTDERPFRCSHCGNGFKRSSQLTLHQRLHTGERSFICSECGQVFIRFSILLKHQRDHSEERPFTCTECGKEFFESSHFKAHQRVHTEEKPFKCPDCGRSYKSSLELQLHQPVHSNDKPFRCSQCGTGFKWSSRLTVHQRTHTGERPFTCSECGKGFTQKIHLLTHQRVHTGERPFKCTNCGKCYARSWDLIRHQRVHSERPFKCPD